AGAAGAGTGAGAAATCGAACCAGGTCCGCACCTTTGGAGATCGCAGGGGCAGATGTGGGAGTGAAGGCAACTGCCAATTCATTGGCTATGATATTGGCCAGTGTAGTTTTTCCAAGGCCTGGAGGCCCTGAAATTAAAACATGGTCGAGGGGGCTCTTTCGTTTACGAGCCGCCTCAACATAAACCGAGAGATTGGCCAAAACCTCTTTTTGTCCTATAAATTCGGATAATTTTGTAGGCCGAAGGCTTGGTTCATCTTCGGCCGGTTGGATCCAATCTTCTCTTAAACTCACCTCAATTGGGTTTCTGCTCTGGAGTGATGGAAGTCAAGATTTCATTTTTATTTCGAATGATTTTTATCTCGATTCGTTTTCCAATTTTTGCAGACCGTACGAAACCAATGAGTTCTTCCGGTGTTTGGATTTCTTTTCCCCCCATTTCCACAATCACATCGAACAATTTCAAACCCGCTTTATCAGCAGGAGATCCTTTCATGATTTGGCGGACAATGGCACCTTTATTGTCTTTCAGTTTGAGTTGTTCGATGTCTTCTTCATTGATCGCATCAAGACCGACACCAATCCAAGGACGAGTTACCTTTCCATTAGTTTTGATTTCTTCTGCAACCCTGCGGGCTTCGTTAATCGGAATGGTAAATCCAATCCCCACAGAACCACCAGACTGAGAGGCAATCATACGATTGATTCCAATCACTTCGCCCCGGATATTCAGAAGTGGGCCCCCACTATTTCCTTGGTTGATGGCTGCATCGGTTTGGATATAAGATAAGCCGGAAGAATCAATCCCACCACGTTGTACCGCAGATACAACCCCCACTGTAAAGGAATGTTCAAATCCAAGAGGAGCACCAATGGCAATGGCCCAGTTTCCTACTTTTACTTTATTGGAATCGGCAAGAACAATCGGACGAAGTGTTCCCTTGGGAGCATCTATTTTAAGTAAGGCGATGTCCATGGTTTCATCCGAACCAATCACTTTGGCTTCAAAGGTTTTTTGATTTTTAAACTTCACTGTGAGTTTATCCATGTCTTTAATCACATGGTGGTTCGTCATAATATAACCATCATCATTCAAAACAATTCCAGAACCTAGTCCGGTTTGTTTTTGTTTCATCACTCGACCCGATCCACCATTGGGGCGTCCAAAAAAATGATCAAAATATGGATCTCCAGAAAATGGATGTTGTTGGACGTTCACCGTCCGTTCTGTGGCAATGGAAACCACACTCGGGGACACTTTATCAAATACTTCTTGGAAGGCATCTTCCAAAGCCACAGCTTGTGTTTGGGCCGGGGACAACTTATCATTTCCATCTGCTTTGAGCTGCAGTGGATTTTCGGAAGAATTTCCGCAAGTCAGGATGGGCGACAAAAATGTTCCCAGAAGTAAAAAACTAAAAGCAATCGCTAAGTAACGTAAAGGATTCGTTTTTTTATCAATCATAGACAATTAACTATATCTCCTACAATATAAGACCCTGAAAGTTCCAGGAAAGTTCTCATTTCTTGGGATCGTTTTTTTACAAAAAAACTTGAACATTTTGTACAAAGGTAAACTAGTCTTTCTATGGCAAAACGAGTTTTTATCCCACTTTGCACCGGCTTTGAAGAAATGGAAGCCATCATTTTAATCGATGTTCTAAGAAGAGGAAATGTTGAAGTGGTATCCGGTGGGAAAACAAAAGATCCCATCCTTGCAGCAAGAAAGACTCTCCACTTAGCAGACAAAGTTTTTTCTGAAATTAAACCACTTGAGTTTGATGCCATCCTTCTTCCTGGTGGCCTCGAAGGAACCAAACAACTGATGGCCGATCCAGAGATTAGTTCCATTCTAAGATCCTTTCAAAAATCGAAGAAGTTGATCGGAGCCATTTGTGCGGCTCCGAGTGCCTTACGTAATTTAGATATCATTTCAGGGGATGATCCTTATACAGCTTTTCCTTCTTCCGAAGATTTGGCAAAAGGAAAAGGGGGGAAACATACAGGCCAAAGAATAGAATCACATAACCATGTCCATACGAGTGTTGGCCCAGGTTCTGCTTTTGAATTTGCTTTATATATCTTAGAAATATTGGAAGGGAAGGATGTGATGGAAAAAGTAAAGGCAGGTTTACAGCTACCTTAATCGTATGCGTTTGTTACTCGATTGATTCTCTTTCCTTTACCAAAGAGAGGACAGCGTTTTCTTCTGAATCAAAAACTTCCAAATGACTTTCCATTCCGGTAAGTTTAAACACCTTTGCAACAGATCCATGAACACTACAGATCTTTAGATTCCCATGGTATTTTTTTAGTTTATACATGGCTGTCACCAAAGTCCCAATTCCTGAACTATCCATAAAGGGAACTTTTTCGAGATTCACAACAATCTCATATATATGTCTACGCATCTTGTCATCCAGAATGTCTTTCAATTCTTTTGCATTGTACAAATCAACCTCGCCTTCAATGGATATGATGGCAACTTGATTGGATGACTTCTCGTGAATGATCATTTGTAGTTAGTTTGCATCCTAAAAGGAAATGAAAAGACAAAAATTACATTCGAAAGACACCAAATGGTTTTCTTTCTTCTTTCCTTCTGCTAAGGATAGACAAGGCCCTTCCTAAAACTTTCCTTGTATCGGCAGGATCAATGATTCCGTCATCCCAAAGCCGAGCCGAACTATACACTGCTGAAGATTTTTTTTCATAATCTTCTAAAATAGGTTTTTTAAAGATGGCTTCTTCCTCTGGCGAGACCTTCTCTCCCGCCGCTTCCTTTTGGTCTTTTTTAACAGTCCAAAGAACGTTGGCCGCTTGTTCTCCACCCATCACAGAGATCCGAGCATTTGGCCACATCCATAAAAATTCAGGAGCAAATGCACGACCACACATTCCGTAATTTCCCGCACCGTAAGAACCACCAGTAACGATCGTTAGTTTAGGAACAGAGGTTGTGGAAACCGCATTCACCATTTTGGCCCCATCACGAGCAATCCCATTGTTTTCATATTTTTTTCCCACCATAAACCCTGTGATGTTTTGGAGAAATAACAATGGAATTCGTCGTTGGTCACAAAGTTCAATAAAATGAGATGCTTTGAGTGCAGACTCGGAAAACAAAACTCCATGGTTGGCAATGATTCCTACCGGATATCCATAGACTTCGGCAAATCCAGTCACGATGGTTGTTGCATACAGTCTTTTGAATTCATGAAAACGTGATCCGTCTACAATCCTTGCAATGATCTCCCTGGGATCATAAGATTTTTTAGAATCTCTCTCGATGATTCCATATATTTCTTCTATAGGATAGAGGGGTTCTTCTGTTTCTTTCGGGATAGATTCTTTTTTGGAATTTAGATTTTTAACAATAGAACGAGTGATCTCAAGTGCATGAAAATCATCTTCTGCATAGTGATCTGTCACACCTGAAATGCGACAGTGAACATCCGCACCGCCTAACTCTTCCCCGGTGACAACTTCACCTGTAGCCGCTTTTACAAGAGGTGGTCCACCAAGAAAAATGGTTCCATTTCCTTTGACAATAACTGATTCATCAGACATAGCAGGGATATACGCACCACCGGCAGTGCACGACCCCATAACGACCGCTATCTGAGAGATTCCTTTGGCACTCATACGTGCTTGGTTGAAAAAAATACGTCCAAAATGATCTTTATCAGGAAAAACTTCATCCTGCATGGGCAAAAATGCACCACCAGAATCTACTAAATAGATACAAGGTAGGGAGTTGTTTTCCGCAACTTCTTGCGCACGGACATGTTTTTTTACCGTGAGTGGATAGTAAGTTCCACCTTTGACTGTAGCATCATTGGCAACAATCATACAGTCTACTCCTTCTACCTTTCCAATTCCTGTGACGATTCCAGCAGAAGGAACGGGATCAGAATAAACATCTTCGCCAGCCAAACCACAAATCTCCATAAACTCAGTTCCCGCATCAATGAGTTCGGCAATTCTTTCTCTTGCTGTAAGTTTTCCTCGCGATTTATGTTTTTCGAGAGCTTTTTTCCCGCCACCTAACTTTACTTGCTCGATGATTTTACGAACGGGAACTATGGTTTCCAAATATGCCGTACGATTAGCAACAAATTCAGATGTATGCGGGTTTGTCTTGGAGATAATTCTTTCCATATCAATCCTTGTTCTGTTTATTAAAATGAAAGGTTTTTGTTTTTTTATGTGAGAAGGAATCTACAAAGTAGTGGAGTTTTTCATAAACAACTTCTGGACATTCTTCCATAGGAAGGTGTTTGGAGGGAAGGATC
Above is a window of Leptospira wolbachii serovar Codice str. CDC DNA encoding:
- a CDS encoding carboxyl transferase domain-containing protein, yielding MERIISKTNPHTSEFVANRTAYLETIVPVRKIIEQVKLGGGKKALEKHKSRGKLTARERIAELIDAGTEFMEICGLAGEDVYSDPVPSAGIVTGIGKVEGVDCMIVANDATVKGGTYYPLTVKKHVRAQEVAENNSLPCIYLVDSGGAFLPMQDEVFPDKDHFGRIFFNQARMSAKGISQIAVVMGSCTAGGAYIPAMSDESVIVKGNGTIFLGGPPLVKAATGEVVTGEELGGADVHCRISGVTDHYAEDDFHALEITRSIVKNLNSKKESIPKETEEPLYPIEEIYGIIERDSKKSYDPREIIARIVDGSRFHEFKRLYATTIVTGFAEVYGYPVGIIANHGVLFSESALKASHFIELCDQRRIPLLFLQNITGFMVGKKYENNGIARDGAKMVNAVSTTSVPKLTIVTGGSYGAGNYGMCGRAFAPEFLWMWPNARISVMGGEQAANVLWTVKKDQKEAAGEKVSPEEEAIFKKPILEDYEKKSSAVYSSARLWDDGIIDPADTRKVLGRALSILSRRKEERKPFGVFRM
- a CDS encoding DJ-1 family glyoxalase III, whose protein sequence is MAKRVFIPLCTGFEEMEAIILIDVLRRGNVEVVSGGKTKDPILAARKTLHLADKVFSEIKPLEFDAILLPGGLEGTKQLMADPEISSILRSFQKSKKLIGAICAAPSALRNLDIISGDDPYTAFPSSEDLAKGKGGKHTGQRIESHNHVHTSVGPGSAFEFALYILEILEGKDVMEKVKAGLQLP
- a CDS encoding STAS domain-containing protein — protein: MIIHEKSSNQVAIISIEGEVDLYNAKELKDILDDKMRRHIYEIVVNLEKVPFMDSSGIGTLVTAMYKLKKYHGNLKICSVHGSVAKVFKLTGMESHLEVFDSEENAVLSLVKERESIE
- a CDS encoding trypsin-like peptidase domain-containing protein translates to MIDKKTNPLRYLAIAFSFLLLGTFLSPILTCGNSSENPLQLKADGNDKLSPAQTQAVALEDAFQEVFDKVSPSVVSIATERTVNVQQHPFSGDPYFDHFFGRPNGGSGRVMKQKQTGLGSGIVLNDDGYIMTNHHVIKDMDKLTVKFKNQKTFEAKVIGSDETMDIALLKIDAPKGTLRPIVLADSNKVKVGNWAIAIGAPLGFEHSFTVGVVSAVQRGGIDSSGLSYIQTDAAINQGNSGGPLLNIRGEVIGINRMIASQSGGSVGIGFTIPINEARRVAEEIKTNGKVTRPWIGVGLDAINEEDIEQLKLKDNKGAIVRQIMKGSPADKAGLKLFDVIVEMGGKEIQTPEELIGFVRSAKIGKRIEIKIIRNKNEILTSITPEQKPN